The genomic window GCCTGTGTTCTGGGCAATTTTTTAACTCGATCAGATAATGCTCCCCTAAAGGCTGTTTCTCTTTCATAATAGCCGATGGTCCACGAGCAATTCGCAAAAAGTGCGCGCCTTTACATTTTGGACAGTGCCTCGCTTTTAAGTGCTCAATCGTTTTGAATGATTCATTCAGACCTACCAGGTATTGTGTTTGACAGGCATGACACTGATACACGGTACTTCGAGGATTCCGCTCGCCTGTGTAAATAACCTCGTGATAAGGTTTGTCCGCCAAAATACCTGCATAACTATCGTTTTGTGTCGACAGTTCGTAGAGGGTACTGACGCTCCCGAGTATTGAAGCGCCTATATAGTGATTAAATTTTACTTTTATTTGATTGACAATAAGATTCTGTATGCTAAATAATTGTTGAACAGCTAGTTGACTATCCGGATCTTTTTCACCAAAGGATAAATAGATTTTACTTTCACCAAGCTTACTACACGAAACAGCTCGTGATAAGAAGAGTGCTAAGCCTGATTGTGTATAGGGTGGATCAACAAAAATATAATTAAACTGGTGGTCAAATAATTGTGCCGATCCTTGACGAAAGTCTACCTGATGACACGTTAAGCCAATAGCCAATTTTTTTGCAGTCGTCTCAAGACAATGAATAATTGGTTCAGAAAGCTCATATACAGTAAGAGCTGCAAGTGGTTCAGCAGATGCACGCTGAAGCTTTTTCATGAGTAAACCGATTGCCAATGAGGTCAAATCATCATCCCCCAATAGCAATACACGTTTTCCCACAAAATCATGGTTTTCTAGAAGTAAAAAGGCTCGTTCAACAATCGTTTCAATCGTGGCAAACGCTTGATCATAGGCCACTTCGACTGTCGGTCGTTTTTCTATCCCTTCCTCTAACTCATTGACCAGTTCTGTTCTCAATGCTTCTCGTACTTCTGATGAATCCAGTATTCGAAGATAGTATGCGGTATTGATTGTTGCCCAGCCCAGCCGCTGTTCAACATAAAGCCTACCTTTTCTTGTTAAAACCGGTCCTTGCTGCTCAGAAACAAGCCCTAATTGACCTAGCTCTTTTTTGATAGCAGCTATTATTGGAAGCGGAAGATTCACTTTCCTTCCAAGTTGTTTCGTTGACAGCCGCTTTCGTAAATAGAGTTCGATCAATAATTGATCGACTACTTTTTCTGACTCTTTCAATGCTGTTCGTTCTTTGATAATTTTTGCTATATTCATTTTTTTCGGTTCCGCCTTATGCGTTGAACCCGTCCATCCCTTCGATTTTTACTTTCGATGAAATGACTATCTACACTAGTTTAATGAGTTATCTACAATTCTCGTGATGATTGAAAAGACATGGCATATGAAGAAGCTTTTTCTCAAAAGTCACTCCAATTTCAACAGAAAAAGAGCCCAGGATTTTCTCTGTCCCAGACTCTTTCAATACGATTCATTATCACTACATAAAGTAAGTGTACCTGAATTATCTTGAGGATGTAAGAATATCTATAGACACACCAAATAAACAATTGTTTTTTTGGTTATTAAATTAGTCTAGATAGATACCGTCACACTGCTCAAAAAGCACACCTCAGCTATTTTTTATTTTCACTTACTTAACTCAAAATAATTTCCAGTTCACTATAGCATACTGGTTTGTGCAACGCAATAACGGTTTACACAACAGAGAATATCTTTTCCGTTTTTACCATATGAAACCAGATACATAGCTCTTTTTATCATTGGCCATTGGCTTTAAAAATTAAACTCCTTCGACCAATCAAACGCCTCTGAACTTTCTACATTCTTTGGCCAATGAGCGCTCCACTCAGGAACGATCGGCACTTCGACACGATCTTCACTAGGCGTATAGGGCTTCAAATCCAGTAATGGGCTGCCATTCTCCGCATCAATAGACACGATTTG from Enterococcus sp. 9E7_DIV0242 includes these protein-coding regions:
- the speD gene encoding adenosylmethionine decarboxylase — translated: MNIAKIIKERTALKESEKVVDQLLIELYLRKRLSTKQLGRKVNLPLPIIAAIKKELGQLGLVSEQQGPVLTRKGRLYVEQRLGWATINTAYYLRILDSSEVREALRTELVNELEEGIEKRPTVEVAYDQAFATIETIVERAFLLLENHDFVGKRVLLLGDDDLTSLAIGLLMKKLQRASAEPLAALTVYELSEPIIHCLETTAKKLAIGLTCHQVDFRQGSAQLFDHQFNYIFVDPPYTQSGLALFLSRAVSCSKLGESKIYLSFGEKDPDSQLAVQQLFSIQNLIVNQIKVKFNHYIGASILGSVSTLYELSTQNDSYAGILADKPYHEVIYTGERNPRSTVYQCHACQTQYLVGLNESFKTIEHLKARHCPKCKGAHFLRIARGPSAIMKEKQPLGEHYLIELKNCPEHRLKSVLSVEQAMLQIVEVCELTAVTHHFHQFEPWGVSGVVILAESHLTIHTWPEERYAAVDLFVCQELSSNEQFISVVADLFEAEGMSYRKIDRGERTQNIS